A segment of the Rhizobium leguminosarum bv. trifolii WSM1325 genome:
CAGGCCGAGACGATCGCCTGATGGAACTCCCAGTCGTATCGAACCCAGTCGACCGTCCGCGAGACGTCGCCGGCAAGGAGCTTGCGTTCCGCGGCAGCCAGCCGGTGATGGGCGGCGACGATGCGCCCCTCCCATTCAAGATTTCCCGCGGCGAAGGCAAGGCCGATCGCATGTGTTTCCAGAACAATCCTGAGGTCGGCGAGCTCCAGAAGTTCGCGGCGCGAAGCAGGGCTGACTTCAAAACCGCGCTGCCCCTCGGCAACGACGAGGTTTTCCGTGGTCAGACGGCTCAGGATTTCGCGCAGCGATGAAATGCCGATGGAGTAACGCTCCTTGGCCTGCTCCAGCTTGATCTTGGCCCCCGGCGGCAAGGTCCCCGATATGATATCCTCGCGGATCTGCCGGAAGACGACATCGCTTATCGTTTCAGCCGGGTCGTGGACTTGCTTGAGCATGGCTTTTCCTGGTTTCGCCGAAATGCAATTTACGTGGTGGACCTAAAGCTCGAAGAGGAACGTCCGGACCATTTCTATCTCAGCGTCCCTCTCGCCAGCGCATGTTCGACCCCGCCTTGAATATGCAGGGCAAGCACCCGCTTGGCGGTCTCCGCGTCCCGTCGCAATGCCGCATCCAAAAGCTGCTGATGTTCATTGGCCGCGACATCGCCTCGATAGGACAAGGCAACCATCTGATATCTGAGATATCTGTCGAAGATCACCGAATGCGTCTCCATCAGCAGTTTCGACCCGCAGGCAGATATCAGGGCTTGGTGGAACTCCCAGTCGTAGCGCTTCCAGTCCTCAGCCCTGCTGGTGTCGCCGGTTGCCATCACCTGTTCCATCCGCGCCAATTTGTAATGCGCCGATACCAGCGGAGCTTCCCACTCCACGTCGCCATGCACGAACGACTGCTCCAGCGCATGTGTTTCCAAGAGAAGCCTCAGCGCCGCCGTCTCCTTGAGGTCTGAAACCGACACCGGAGACACTTCGAAACCTTTCTGTCCCTCGGCGAGGACAAGCCCCTCGGAGGAGAGCCGGTTCAGCACTTCCCGAAGTGTGCTGATGCTGGTCTCGTAGGTTTCCTTCAGGCTTTCCAGTTTCAGCTTTTGTCCGGGAGGCAGCCGGCCAAAAATGATGTCGGCCCGAATGCGCCTGTAGCTGCTCTCGGCGATGGTCTCGTTGATAACCGGCGGCAACATCGCGAGTCTCTTATATTTCCCGTATCGTCGGATATATCGCTTTCTGGCGCCCTAAAGCAAGGAGACATTCCTACAATCGGATGCACAATTTTCTCATATGATGGTGGTTTAACCGGAGAACCAGGCGAACGGGGTAAACGCAATACACGCGCCATAAGTCGTTTCGGCTAGGCTCATCGCGTAACCCCAAGATCACATGGCACTAAGCAGGAATATCTGGGAATTACCGGGAACTGGCGGTGAAAGCTTTGAATGCCAGGGCTTTCGGCGAAATTTACGGCGCAAGATGCGATGATAGAACAAATGGCACCAGCGCCTGGACCACGGCACTTATCCCAGTCAGCAACGACAGCCGAAAGAGAGGACAGGAACGGCGGCTGCTGTCCCGTGCGGACCCCATCAGAGTCCTCCGCGATTCGCATCCAAGTTCGGTAATTGAACTGCCCCGGCCCTCACAGGTGGCCCGCTCTGTGCAGGCTCCGAAACGCCATTTCGCCCCGAGAAATAATCATTCCGCGACATAGGCCTGCCAATCTAATCATTTGACGACTTCAATAATAATACCGCGACATTTCACTCAATATTGTCCGAATAATTGTTTGGTGACATGGTTGGCGCATTTTAATCGTATACAGCCTGCAGTCTTCGAAACGGCAAAACATCGTGGTTAAGG
Coding sequences within it:
- a CDS encoding transcriptional regulator, GntR family (PFAM: GntR domain protein; regulatory protein GntR HTH~SMART: regulatory protein GntR HTH~KEGG: smd:Smed_5700 transcriptional regulator, GntR family); this translates as MLKQVHDPAETISDVVFRQIREDIISGTLPPGAKIKLEQAKERYSIGISSLREILSRLTTENLVVAEGQRGFEVSPASRRELLELADLRIVLETHAIGLAFAAGNLEWEGRIVAAHHRLAAAERKLLAGDVSRTVDWVRYDWEFHQAIVSACNSATLMATLSSIFDRFLRYHMLAESFRGKPVVDDHRVLFELSIRRDVAGATDVVRRHVQSGVDHVLKSGRIT
- a CDS encoding transcriptional regulator, GntR family (PFAM: GntR domain protein; regulatory protein GntR HTH~SMART: regulatory protein GntR HTH~KEGG: jan:Jann_4140 GntR family transcriptional regulator) — its product is MLPPVINETIAESSYRRIRADIIFGRLPPGQKLKLESLKETYETSISTLREVLNRLSSEGLVLAEGQKGFEVSPVSVSDLKETAALRLLLETHALEQSFVHGDVEWEAPLVSAHYKLARMEQVMATGDTSRAEDWKRYDWEFHQALISACGSKLLMETHSVIFDRYLRYQMVALSYRGDVAANEHQQLLDAALRRDAETAKRVLALHIQGGVEHALARGTLR